Part of the Streptomyces sp. NBC_01460 genome, CCGAGGTGATGGCAGCCCTGGAAGCCGCACGGGCACTGGGCCCGGCCGTGCTTCGGCCGGTGGGCGACGGCACGCATGACGATCCTTTCCACGAGTCCTGACGATCTTCTGCCGTTGCGGATCCAGGCCTGTCAAATAAGGGGCGTGACCTGCTCCTCGATGCCCAGGAGTGCACGCCCGTACAGTTCGCCGGCGATGGCCGGGTTGATGACCGCGTGCCGACTGCCGGTCTCCTGGTCGCGCCAGATCCGCTGCAGCGGGTTGGCCTCTGCGAAGCTGCCGGCACCCTGGATGCTCAGCAGCAGGTCGAGGGCCTCGCGCGAGCGTCGGGCGACGTAGCCGGTGTCCATCCGCACCCGGGCGCGCGTCTCGAAGGGCATGTACTCGCCGCGAGCAGCCCAGGTGTCGATATCGTCGGCGGCGCGCATCAGGTGCAGCCGTGCCGTGTCGATCAGCTGGGCCGCATCGGCCAGCTGGATCTGGGTCGACGGTGCGTCGGCGGCCCGGTCGTAGAACGTGTACGAGATGCCCTTGCCCTTGGCCAGGGAGGTGGTGACCATGTCCATCCCCGCCTGTGCCAGACCGACCTGCGGGCCCGCGAGAACCAGGGCGAGCACTGGGACCAGGGCCGACCGGTACAGGGACTCGTCCTTGTGCTCAGTGGGGTAGTCGCCCTGCACTCCCCTGGTCACGGACAGGATGCGGTGTTCCGGTACGAAGACCTCGTCGGCGACAAGGGTGTTGCTGCCCGTGCCACGCATGCCGGCCACATACCAGGTGTCCTCGATCGTGAGGTCGCTCATCGGGATGAGCGCGGCGCCCTGGTCGGTCTGCTGGCCTGAGGCGTCCACCACGGGAATGCCGACCGTGGCCCACTGGGAGTGCAGGCTCCCCGAAGCGAAGCCCCAGCGGCCGGTGACGACCAGGCCGCCTTCGACGGCCCGGCTGGTGGCGCTGGGCGCGAGCACACCGCACACCCGGGCGTCGGGGTTCTCGCCCCACACTTCCTGCTGGGCCCGCTCGGGGTACAGGGCGACCATCCAGTTGCAGACGTTGACGAGAGTCGTCACCCAGGCCGTCGACCCGCAGCCGCGGGCGAGTTCCGAGCTGACCTCCAGGAACGTCCGGAAGCCGGCCTCGTGGCCGCCGAAGCGTTTCGGCACCGTCAGCCGGAACAGGCCGGCATCGGCCAGCGCCTCGATGTTCTCCTCGGCGACCCTGCGGTCGGCTTCCGTACGGGCGGCGTTGTCCTTCAGCAGCGGGAGAAGCGCCGTTGCGGCCTCCTTCAGCGCCGCGGCGGACGCGGCGGTCTTCTGGGGCGTGGACGCGAAAGTGGTCATGAAATCCTCCGGGCGTCGTGCGGCTCAAGAGGCGGACCTCGCTTGGCGTGGTGCCGCTGATGGGATTGCACGCCTGGTTCCGCCGACTGTCTTGGGGCCAGGACCGCAGAATTCCGGCCGTCTCTTGCGCTGTCGGACCAGCGGGGCAGCCATTTGCGCCCGACGCCCAAGGCCGTCCGACCGGTTTGGCCCCCCGGCCCAATGCGAGGGCGAGGAGACGATGGGTTGACTGGGACGCAGTCCGTGTCGTCGCTACCGGGTTCCGCCACAGCCAGAACAGAGCGTGGAGTCCGCTCGCCTTGGAGGCCGCCGTGCCCACATCCGCCCCCACCGCAACAGACCAGCCCCTCACCGCGCCCGATCCGACGGCCTTCCGTCATGTCCTCGGCCACGTCCCGACCTCGGTGTGCGTGGTGAGCGCCGAGACTCCGACCGGGCCGGTGGGTGTCACGGTCGGTAGCTTCGTCTCTGTGTCGCTCGACCCACCACTGGTGGCGTTCCACGCCGGCGGGACCTCGGCCAGTGCCGAGGCGATCGTTGACGCCGGGCACTTCTGCGTGAACGTCCTGACCGAGGACCAGCAGGACGTGTGCGCCGCGTTCGCCCGACGGACGGCGGACCGGTTCGCCACCGGAAACTGGGAGTTCGCGCCAAGCACGGCCCCGCGTCTGGTCGGGGCGGCGGCCTGGATCGTGTGCGACGTGGAGGGCAGTGTTCCTGTGGGGGACCATGTGATGGTGGTGGGCCGCGTACGGGAGCTGGCAGCGGCTGACGGACAGCGCAGGCCCCTGCTCTTCCACCGCGGCCGACTGGTCCGCCTGGACCGCGCACACGGCGTGCACGCGCCCACGCACTCCTTCGGCTGGTGGGACCGGTGAATCTCCGGAACGCTCCCGGGACGGACATCGACCTTGTCACTCAGACCGCCCTGCGGGAGCGCCAAGGCCGCGACCGCGGTTGGTGGGGCCAGATGCGGGACTGCTACTGGCCCGACTCCACGGTCAACCTCAGCTGGTATCAGGGCACGGGCCCCGGATTCGTCGACGCCTCCGAAGCCATGGCGGGGCGCGGTGACGCCAGCGTGCACCGGCTGTCTCCGCCCACGGTGCAGATCGCCGGTGACCGGGCCTTCGTCGAGCTGCCCGCAGGTATCGAGGTACGGACCACCGTCGACGACGTCGCCGTCGACCTCGTCTCGTACACCCGCATCGTGCACCGCATGGAGCGTCGCGACGGCCTCTGGCGCATCCTCGGTCTGGACTGCGTCTATGAGCGCGACGGGATCAGCCCGGTCCTGCCTGGCCGGCCGGTTGCGCTCACTCCTGACGACCTCGCACCGAACCGGAGCTCCTACGCGATTCTCACCTGGCACCTGGCCCGGCGCGGCTACGAGGTCTCCGGCGATCTCATGGGCGACGACCAGCCCGAACGGGTGGCGGCCTTCTACGCCGAGACGCTGAAGTGGGTCCACGGTTGACGGAACCGGACACTCCGGTTGCGCCGCGAGCCCGGCCGGGGCCCTCGAACTCACAGGCGGGATTTGCCTGCGGTACAGGGCGAGGCGTCGCATCGTGCTGTGACGGCGGTATCCGTCGCAGGCGGCGAGACGCGTTGAACCGGGGCGGAGGCGGGTGGGGCGCGGACATCCATCGGTCCGACGCGCCCAGACCGCGCGCCGGCCTCACGCAGAGGTGGGGGCGTCGCCGGGACGCGCCGCCCGTCCGCCGTCCTCCCCGAGACGGCGGGAGATCGCACGGGCTGTCGCCCGCACCGCTGGGACGTAGCCTGCCTCTGCGAAGCCGGTACTGGGCGCTACGACCGACAACGCCGCCACCACCTCACTGCCCTCCCGCACCGGCGCGGCCACGGTGTCCAACGGCCAGGGGTGGCTCTGCCGACCGAAAGCGTGATCGCCGCGCCGTACCTCCGCGAGGGCGCGGCGCAGATCAGCCGTGGTGCAGATGTCGTCATGGCCCTGTCGGAGACGGCCCTCGCCGGGCTCGTAGGTGGCGATGGCGTGGTCCTGGACGGCCGTCGGAGCGAAGGCGAGCAGTACCAAGCCGACGCCGGTGGTGGTGAGCGGAAGGCGTCCTCCCACGCGGTAGTGGACGGGGCTGGCGTCGAGCGCTGAGAGCCGCTCGACGAGCAGTGCCTCGCCCTGCTCGCGCACGGCGAGCAGCACATGCTGTCGCGTGACGTGGAAAAGGTCTTCCATGTAGGGCATGGCCACGGATCTCAGCCCGTGGCCCCGCGGCGCCAGGGAAGCGGTCTCCAGCAGGCGCAACCCCACCACGAAGCGGCCGTCGTCGAGACGCTCGAGCGCACCTGCATGGACGAGTGACCGGGCGAGCCGCAGAGCGCTGCTGCGGGGGATGCCGCTCCGCCGGGCGAGCTCGGCGAGAGTCTGCGCACGATGGTCGGCGTCGAACGCACCGAGCAGGGCGAACGCCCGATCGATGACCGGTTGCCCCTCAGCGGGCTTCCCGCCACGACGCAGCGGAGCGCCCTCCCCGGAATTCGATGTTTCATTCATCGGCATCACGCATGCCATCCTACGGCGCCATTCCTACGTTGGTTGAGGTACGGACCCGCTATCAAGGGAGCACAGCATGACCCCCACCGGCCTCATCGATGTCCACGCCCACTTCGTCACCGAGAGCTACGTCGCGGCGGCCCGGTCCGCCGGCATCGAACACCCCGACGGAATGCCCGGCTGGCCCACGTGGAGCGTCGAACAGCACCTCGACCTCATGGACCGCTCTGGAATCGAGAAGTCCTATCTATCGGTCTCCTCCCCGGCGGTGCACTTCGGCGATGACGACGCGGCCCGCGCCCTCGCGCGCGAGGTCAACGAGTTCGGCGCCGGCGTCCGCGTCGAGCGTCCCCAGCGGTTCGGCCACTTCGCCTCCCTGCCCCTGCCCGACGTCGAGGGTGCACTCGCCGAGACCGCCCACGCCCTCGACGTACTCGGCGCGGACGGGGTCGCCGTCGAGACCAACCACCACGGTGTCTACCTCGGCGACCCCCGGTTCGAACCGCTGTGGGAGGACCTCGACCGCCGCGGAGCCGTCGTCTTCGTCCACCCCACGTCACCGCCCCACGCCGACGAACTCGCCCTCGGCCGGCCCCGGCCGATGCTGGAGTTCCTCTTCGACACCGCCCGCACCGCGAGCGACCTGCTCCTGCACGGCGTCCTGACCCGCCACCCCCGGATCCGCTGGGTGCTGACCCACGGCGGGGGAGCGCTGCCGCTGCTCGCCGACCGCATCGACATGTTCAGCGCCGTGTTCCGCGGCGGCTCCGAGGACGACGCGCCCAGCGCCCTGGAGCAGTTCGGCCGCCTCTGGTACGACATGGCCGGGACGCCCTTCCCGCGCCAGATCCCGGCCCTGGACGCCGCGTTCGGCACCGAGCGCCTCCTGTACGGCAGCGACTACTGCTGGACACCCGCCGAAGGCGCGCGCGCCCAGGTCGCGTCCGTCGACGCGGCGACGCAGCCGTCCGCCACCGACACCTGGCGGGACCTCACCACCCGTAACGCGCGGCGCCTGTTCGCCGGATGACAGCCGCCCTGAGCCGTAGCTCGAAGCCCGATGTCGTGATGACACCAGGACACCATCAAGGAGAGACATGAGCAGGTACGTCGAGCCGTCCTCGATCAACGGACGCGTGGTGGTGCGGGACGTCACCGTGGTCGACCCGTTGGATGGTCGGCGCACGCCCGGCCAGGACGCGGTGGTCGAAGGGAGCCGGATCGCGTCCGTGACGGCGACCGGTGCCCCGGTCGCGGACGCGCACCTGGTGGAGGGCCGAGGACGCTTCCTCGTCCCGGCATACATGGACATGCACATGCACGCTCTGAACACGCCGGGGGACGTCGACGGAACCTACGCTCTGATGCTCGCGAACGGCGTCGTCGGATTCCGCCAGATGTCGGGCAACAGGGCGCTGCTGAAGTCCCGCCGCGAAGGCACGTTGCCCAGGCCGACCGGTGCGCCGGCCCTGAAAGCGACCGCTGGTGACCTGCTGACCCCGCTGAACGCCAGCACGGTCGACGGCGCGGTGCAGGCCGTGCGGGAACAGCACCGGGACGGTGCCGACTTCGTCAAGGCGGGCATGACGACGCGGGAGACGTTCCTGGCAGCCCTCAA contains:
- a CDS encoding acyl-CoA dehydrogenase family protein, producing MTTFASTPQKTAASAAALKEAATALLPLLKDNAARTEADRRVAEENIEALADAGLFRLTVPKRFGGHEAGFRTFLEVSSELARGCGSTAWVTTLVNVCNWMVALYPERAQQEVWGENPDARVCGVLAPSATSRAVEGGLVVTGRWGFASGSLHSQWATVGIPVVDASGQQTDQGAALIPMSDLTIEDTWYVAGMRGTGSNTLVADEVFVPEHRILSVTRGVQGDYPTEHKDESLYRSALVPVLALVLAGPQVGLAQAGMDMVTTSLAKGKGISYTFYDRAADAPSTQIQLADAAQLIDTARLHLMRAADDIDTWAARGEYMPFETRARVRMDTGYVARRSREALDLLLSIQGAGSFAEANPLQRIWRDQETGSRHAVINPAIAGELYGRALLGIEEQVTPLI
- a CDS encoding flavin reductase family protein, encoding MPTSAPTATDQPLTAPDPTAFRHVLGHVPTSVCVVSAETPTGPVGVTVGSFVSVSLDPPLVAFHAGGTSASAEAIVDAGHFCVNVLTEDQQDVCAAFARRTADRFATGNWEFAPSTAPRLVGAAAWIVCDVEGSVPVGDHVMVVGRVRELAAADGQRRPLLFHRGRLVRLDRAHGVHAPTHSFGWWDR
- a CDS encoding nuclear transport factor 2 family protein gives rise to the protein MNLRNAPGTDIDLVTQTALRERQGRDRGWWGQMRDCYWPDSTVNLSWYQGTGPGFVDASEAMAGRGDASVHRLSPPTVQIAGDRAFVELPAGIEVRTTVDDVAVDLVSYTRIVHRMERRDGLWRILGLDCVYERDGISPVLPGRPVALTPDDLAPNRSSYAILTWHLARRGYEVSGDLMGDDQPERVAAFYAETLKWVHG
- a CDS encoding IclR family transcriptional regulator; the encoded protein is MPMNETSNSGEGAPLRRGGKPAEGQPVIDRAFALLGAFDADHRAQTLAELARRSGIPRSSALRLARSLVHAGALERLDDGRFVVGLRLLETASLAPRGHGLRSVAMPYMEDLFHVTRQHVLLAVREQGEALLVERLSALDASPVHYRVGGRLPLTTTGVGLVLLAFAPTAVQDHAIATYEPGEGRLRQGHDDICTTADLRRALAEVRRGDHAFGRQSHPWPLDTVAAPVREGSEVVAALSVVAPSTGFAEAGYVPAVRATARAISRRLGEDGGRAARPGDAPTSA
- a CDS encoding amidohydrolase family protein, which produces MTPTGLIDVHAHFVTESYVAAARSAGIEHPDGMPGWPTWSVEQHLDLMDRSGIEKSYLSVSSPAVHFGDDDAARALAREVNEFGAGVRVERPQRFGHFASLPLPDVEGALAETAHALDVLGADGVAVETNHHGVYLGDPRFEPLWEDLDRRGAVVFVHPTSPPHADELALGRPRPMLEFLFDTARTASDLLLHGVLTRHPRIRWVLTHGGGALPLLADRIDMFSAVFRGGSEDDAPSALEQFGRLWYDMAGTPFPRQIPALDAAFGTERLLYGSDYCWTPAEGARAQVASVDAATQPSATDTWRDLTTRNARRLFAG